In the genome of Mytilus edulis chromosome 3, xbMytEdul2.2, whole genome shotgun sequence, one region contains:
- the LOC139516304 gene encoding microfibril-associated glycoprotein 4-like isoform X1, translating to MEKCLIFIGLICSILLAGVKSTSTSDDMVETPVVDNQNVPLLAMFDMTKVNKRIKEYISDAFEIMKGNLTVNIRKEIKNYFNDMKQNSTDAISEALTPRDCSDLDRKKIRSGVYKISPDGKAGFNVYCDMTTDGGGWTVFQHRQDGKVDFFRGWREYVTGFGDLNTEFWLGNDNLHDLTSKGSYELRVDLEGFSGDKAYAKYSTFNIGDQSTNYILIVNGYSGTAGDALEYHNKQAFSTKDKDNDSDSGRNCAEVYKGAWWYNNCHESNLNGLYLGNKYDVKGMRWMQWQEYQLMKTTSMMIRRI from the exons ATGGAAAAGTGTTTGATCTTTATAGGTTTAATTTGTTCCATACTACTTGCAGGAGTAAAATCAACCAGTACCAGTGATGATATGGTAGAAACTCCTGTGGTCGATAACCAAAATGTCCCTTTGCTTGCAATGTTTGACATGACGAAAGTAAACAAGCGAATCAAGGAATATATATCAGACGCATTCGAAATTATGAAAGGAAATTTAACTGTGAACATAAGAAAggaaattaaaaactattttaATGACATGAAACAGAATTCCACTGATGCTATTTCTGAAG CGCTTACTCCTCGGGACTGCTCCGACTTAGATAGAAAAAAGATCAGAAGTGGAGTGTACAAAATTTCACCGGATGGTAAAGCTGGATTTAACGTGTACTGTGATATGACGACGGATGGGGGAGGATGGACG GTTTTTCAGCACAGACAAGATGGAAAAGTAGATTTTTTCCGCGGATGGAGAGAGTATGTAACAGGATTTGGTGATTTAAACACAGAATTTTGGTTAG GTAATGATAATCTTCATGATTTAACATCTAAAGGAAGTTATGAACTCAGGGTAGATCTGGAGGGTTTCAGTGGAGATAAGGCGTATGCCAAGTATTCTACCTTCAACATTGGCGACCAGTCAACCAACTACATACTGATTGTAAATGGCTACAGCGGAACCGCAG GTGATGCTCTCGAGTACCATAACAAACAGGCTTTCTCGACCAAAGATAAAGATAATGACAGCGATAGCGGGAGGAATTGTGCAGAAGTTTACAAAGGAGCTTGGTGGTACAACAACTGTCATGAAAGTAATCTGAATGGGCTGTATTTGGGAAATAAATATGATGTCAAAGGCATGCGTTGGATGCAATGGCAGGAATATCAATTAATGAAGACAACATCGATGATGATACGTAGGATATGA